One genomic window of Alphaproteobacteria bacterium includes the following:
- the trpA gene encoding tryptophan synthase subunit alpha, whose protein sequence is MSAASTRIDRRFAALAAEGRAGLVTFVTAGDPDLETSARILSELPAAGADVIELGMPFTDPMADGPVIQVGNQRALKAGTTLHRILEMVRRFRERDDDTPIVLMGYYNPIHKYRVAPFLADAKAAGVDGLIIVDLPPEEDEELCEPTIAAGLNFIRLATPTTDDARLPTVLRNTSGFVYYVAVAGITGTKSATAEATGAAVARLKRHTALPVAVGFGIKTPEQAAEVARNADAAVVGSALVALLGEEGAAAARADRLLALVRDLSRAVREART, encoded by the coding sequence TTGAGCGCTGCGAGCACCCGCATCGACCGGCGCTTCGCGGCGCTGGCGGCGGAAGGGCGCGCCGGCCTGGTCACCTTCGTCACCGCCGGCGATCCCGACCTGGAAACCTCGGCGCGCATCCTTTCCGAGCTGCCGGCCGCCGGCGCCGACGTGATCGAGCTCGGCATGCCGTTCACCGACCCGATGGCCGACGGCCCGGTGATCCAGGTCGGCAACCAGCGGGCGCTGAAGGCCGGCACCACCCTGCACAGGATCCTGGAGATGGTGCGCCGCTTCCGCGAGCGCGACGACGACACCCCGATCGTGCTGATGGGCTACTACAACCCGATCCACAAATACCGGGTCGCACCGTTCCTGGCCGATGCCAAGGCCGCCGGCGTCGACGGGCTGATCATCGTCGACCTGCCGCCGGAAGAGGACGAAGAGCTGTGCGAGCCGACGATCGCGGCCGGGCTGAACTTCATCCGGCTGGCGACGCCGACCACCGACGACGCGCGGCTGCCGACCGTGCTGCGCAACACCTCCGGTTTCGTCTACTATGTCGCGGTCGCGGGAATCACCGGCACCAAGTCGGCGACGGCGGAAGCGACAGGAGCGGCGGTGGCGCGGCTGAAGCGTCACACCGCCCTGCCGGTCGCGGTCGGCTTCGGCATCAAGACGCCGGAGCAGGCGGCCGAGGTCGCGCGCAACGCCGACGCGGCGGTGGTCGGCTCGGCGCTGGTCGCCCTGCTCGGCGAGGAGGGCGCCGCCGCGGCACGGGCCGACAGGCTGCTCGCCCTGGTGCGGGACCTGTCTCGGGCGGTGAGGGAGGCACGGACGTGA
- a CDS encoding peptidylprolyl isomerase translates to MDLDDGRVVIELLPDLAPQHVERMKTLARAGFYDGIVFHRVIDGFMAQTGDPTGTGRGGSDLPDLPAEFTDAPFERGTLGAARTADPNSANSQFFICFEPAPWLNGQYTVFGRIESGMEFIDALEKGEPPAEPDRILRMAVAADVDGDADTGTDTETDE, encoded by the coding sequence ATGGACCTGGACGACGGCCGCGTGGTCATCGAACTGCTGCCCGACCTTGCGCCGCAGCATGTCGAGCGGATGAAGACGCTGGCGCGCGCCGGCTTCTACGACGGCATCGTGTTCCACCGGGTGATCGACGGCTTCATGGCCCAGACCGGCGACCCGACCGGCACCGGCCGCGGCGGTTCGGACCTGCCCGACCTGCCGGCCGAGTTCACCGACGCGCCGTTCGAGCGCGGCACCCTGGGCGCGGCGCGCACCGCCGACCCGAACAGCGCCAACAGCCAGTTCTTCATCTGCTTCGAGCCGGCGCCGTGGCTGAACGGCCAGTACACCGTGTTCGGCCGGATCGAGAGCGGGATGGAGTTCATCGACGCGCTGGAGAAGGGCGAGCCGCCGGCCGAGCCCGACCGGATCCTGCGCATGGCGGTCGCCGCCGACGTCGACGGCGATGCCGACACCGGCACCGACACAGAAACCGACGAATGA
- a CDS encoding 2OG-Fe(II) oxygenase: protein MSSIPITPPQSIAVAPPLSQGDRAPNLFLPAQDGKVASTNDRMKGGPGLFLWFRDETDPAAVVALRALAAAAPVRLDQGAHLFAITRADGAAVARLGAGIDERLLVLSDADGRGSAAMGLPPDRRFMQAVLVDPNQRVLAVFDEADGDPVARGLEALDRQLPVPEPRFVPMCAPILIIPRVFAPDYCARLIRIYHTKGNEESGTFRVVDGKAVAAPNHAVKRRRDHHITDPALHQEIVDIFRRRVLPEVRRAFAFNITRFEEFKIVRYDGKVGGYFRPHRDNTAPQTLHRRFAMTLNLNSDDYEGGCLRFPEYGNTMYKPGTGDAVIFSCSLLHEAMNVTRGERFTMLAFLFDEAGVKIKEEMRQRIATGR, encoded by the coding sequence ATGAGCTCGATTCCGATCACGCCGCCGCAGTCGATCGCCGTCGCCCCGCCGCTGTCGCAGGGCGACCGCGCACCCAATCTGTTCCTGCCCGCCCAGGACGGCAAGGTCGCCTCGACCAACGACCGGATGAAGGGCGGGCCCGGGCTGTTCCTGTGGTTCCGCGACGAGACCGACCCGGCCGCCGTCGTCGCGCTGCGGGCACTGGCCGCGGCGGCGCCGGTGCGGCTCGACCAGGGCGCCCACCTGTTTGCGATCACGCGGGCGGATGGCGCGGCGGTGGCCCGGCTCGGCGCCGGCATCGACGAGCGGCTGCTGGTCCTGTCCGACGCCGATGGCCGCGGCAGCGCCGCCATGGGCCTGCCGCCGGACCGGCGGTTCATGCAGGCCGTGCTGGTCGACCCGAACCAGCGCGTGCTGGCCGTGTTCGACGAGGCGGACGGCGACCCGGTGGCGCGCGGGCTGGAGGCGCTGGACCGCCAGCTGCCGGTGCCGGAGCCGCGCTTCGTGCCGATGTGCGCGCCGATCCTGATCATCCCGCGCGTGTTCGCGCCGGACTATTGTGCCAGGCTGATCCGCATCTACCACACCAAGGGCAACGAGGAGAGCGGCACCTTCCGCGTGGTCGACGGCAAGGCGGTCGCCGCGCCCAACCACGCGGTCAAGCGCCGGCGCGACCACCACATCACCGACCCGGCCCTGCACCAGGAGATCGTCGACATCTTCCGTCGCCGGGTGCTGCCCGAGGTGCGCCGCGCCTTCGCCTTCAACATCACCCGCTTCGAGGAGTTCAAGATCGTCCGCTACGACGGCAAGGTCGGCGGCTATTTCCGGCCGCATCGCGACAACACCGCGCCGCAGACCCTGCACCGCCGCTTCGCGATGACGCTGAACCTGAATTCCGACGACTACGAGGGCGGTTGCCTGCGGTTCCCGGAGTACGGCAACACCATGTACAAGCCGGGTACCGGCGACGCGGTGATCTTCTCCTGCAGCCTGCTGCACGAGGCGATGAACGTGACCCGAGGCGAGCGCTTCACCATGCTGGCCTTCCTGTTCGACGAGGCCGGGGTGAAGATCAAGGAGGAGATGCGCCAGCGCATCGCGACCGGGCGGTAG
- a CDS encoding DUF4169 family protein: protein MADIVNLRQARKRKARAEKERDAAANRARFGRTGAQKACDRMDQERRDRGLDGARLDDDETPRRD from the coding sequence GTGGCAGACATCGTCAACCTGCGCCAGGCGCGCAAGCGCAAGGCCCGGGCCGAGAAGGAACGCGACGCGGCGGCGAACCGCGCCCGCTTCGGACGGACCGGCGCGCAGAAGGCATGCGACCGGATGGATCAAGAGCGCCGCGACCGCGGTCTCGACGGCGCGCGCCTGGACGACGACGAAACGCCGCGGCGGGATTGA
- the trpB gene encoding tryptophan synthase subunit beta, giving the protein MNEFNSYRTGPDERGHFGIFGGRYVAETLMPLILQVEQAYNAAKADPSFQDEFDYYAKHYIGRPSPLYHARRLSAYLSRNGKGPKLYFKRDELNHTGSHKINHCLGQALLARRMQKPRIIAETGAGQHGVAVATVCALFDLPCVVYMGAVDVARQAPNVFRMKLLGAEVRPVTSGSSTLKDAMNEALRDWVANVDDTYYIIGTVAGPHPYPAMVRDFQSVIGTEAKEQMLEAEGRLPDSLVACIGGGSNAMGLFHPFLDDRDVKIYGVEAAGLGIETGQHAASLTGGEPGVLHGNRTYLLQDDDGQIKEAHSISAGLDYPGIGPEHSWLKESGRVTYVSATDQEALDAFQLCSRQEGIIPALEPAHALAYVRKLAAEVDDGHIILMNMCGRGDKDVFSVAERLGVTL; this is encoded by the coding sequence ATGAACGAGTTCAACAGCTACCGCACCGGGCCCGACGAGCGCGGGCATTTCGGCATCTTCGGCGGCCGCTATGTCGCCGAGACGCTGATGCCGCTGATCCTGCAGGTGGAGCAGGCCTACAACGCGGCGAAGGCCGACCCGTCGTTCCAGGACGAGTTCGACTATTACGCCAAGCACTATATCGGCCGGCCGAGCCCGCTGTATCACGCCCGCCGGCTGAGCGCTTACCTGTCGCGCAACGGCAAGGGGCCGAAGCTCTACTTCAAGCGCGACGAGCTCAACCACACCGGCAGCCACAAGATCAACCACTGCCTGGGCCAGGCGCTGCTGGCCCGGCGCATGCAGAAGCCGCGGATCATCGCGGAGACCGGCGCCGGCCAGCACGGGGTGGCGGTGGCCACAGTGTGTGCGCTGTTCGACCTGCCCTGCGTCGTCTACATGGGCGCGGTCGACGTGGCCCGCCAGGCGCCGAACGTGTTCCGCATGAAGCTGCTCGGCGCCGAGGTGCGGCCGGTCACCTCCGGCTCGTCGACCCTGAAGGACGCGATGAACGAGGCGCTGCGCGACTGGGTCGCCAATGTCGACGACACCTACTACATCATCGGCACCGTCGCCGGGCCGCACCCCTATCCGGCGATGGTGCGCGACTTCCAGTCGGTGATCGGCACCGAGGCGAAGGAACAGATGCTTGAGGCCGAGGGCCGGCTGCCGGATTCGCTGGTCGCCTGCATCGGCGGCGGCTCCAACGCCATGGGCCTGTTCCACCCGTTCCTCGACGACCGCGACGTGAAGATCTACGGGGTCGAGGCCGCCGGCCTCGGCATCGAGACCGGCCAGCACGCCGCCTCGCTGACCGGCGGCGAGCCGGGTGTGCTGCACGGCAACCGCACCTACCTGCTGCAGGACGACGACGGCCAGATCAAGGAGGCGCACTCGATCTCCGCCGGCCTCGACTATCCCGGCATCGGCCCGGAGCACAGCTGGCTGAAGGAAAGCGGGCGCGTCACCTACGTCTCGGCCACCGACCAGGAGGCGCTGGACGCCTTCCAGCTTTGCAGCCGGCAGGAAGGGATCATCCCGGCGCTGGAGCCGGCCCATGCGCTGGCCTATGTGCGCAAGCTGGCCGCCGAGGTCGACGATGGCCATATCATCCTGATGAACATGTGCGGACGCGGCGACAAGGACGTGTTCTCGGTCGCGGAGCGGCTGGGAGTGACGCTTTGA
- the accD gene encoding acetyl-CoA carboxylase, carboxyltransferase subunit beta produces the protein MSWLTDFVRPKIQALVGRPDQPDNLWHKCPACEQMIFHRELQEADHVCPHCSHHMRLGVKRRLELLFDDGEYQRIELPKVETDPLRFRDQKRYSDRLRENQSKTGEQDAVIVAHGRIAGNRVVVAALSFDFMGGSMGVAVGEGLLAAARLAVLQQAPLIAITASGGARMQESILSLMQMPRTVIAVEEVKDAGLPYIVVMTDPTLGGVSASFAMLGDVAIAEPGAIIGFAGPRVIEETIRQTLPNGFQRAEYLLEHGMIDMVVSRHELRGTLGRLVDLLMNRKPAAAIVPVHAEAGERPPVIDLEVTETVPAPEADAAE, from the coding sequence GTGAGCTGGCTGACCGATTTCGTTCGACCCAAGATCCAGGCCCTGGTCGGCCGGCCCGACCAGCCGGACAATCTGTGGCACAAGTGCCCGGCCTGCGAGCAGATGATCTTCCACCGCGAGCTGCAGGAGGCCGACCACGTCTGCCCGCACTGCAGCCACCACATGCGGCTCGGCGTCAAGCGCCGGCTGGAGCTGCTGTTCGACGACGGCGAGTACCAGCGCATCGAGCTGCCGAAGGTGGAGACGGACCCGCTGCGCTTCCGCGACCAGAAGCGCTATTCCGACCGGCTGCGCGAGAACCAGTCGAAGACCGGCGAGCAGGATGCGGTGATCGTCGCCCACGGCCGCATCGCCGGCAACCGCGTGGTGGTCGCGGCGCTGAGCTTCGATTTCATGGGCGGGTCGATGGGCGTGGCCGTCGGCGAGGGGCTGCTGGCCGCGGCCCGGCTGGCGGTACTGCAGCAGGCGCCGCTGATCGCCATCACCGCATCGGGCGGCGCGCGCATGCAGGAGAGCATCCTGTCGCTGATGCAGATGCCGCGCACCGTGATCGCGGTCGAGGAGGTCAAGGACGCCGGCCTGCCCTACATCGTGGTGATGACCGACCCGACGCTGGGCGGCGTTTCCGCGTCCTTCGCCATGCTGGGCGACGTCGCCATCGCCGAGCCTGGCGCAATCATCGGCTTCGCCGGGCCGCGGGTGATCGAGGAGACCATCCGCCAGACCCTGCCCAACGGCTTCCAGCGCGCCGAGTACCTGCTGGAGCACGGCATGATCGACATGGTGGTGTCGCGGCACGAGCTGCGCGGCACGCTGGGCCGGCTGGTCGACCTGCTGATGAACCGCAAACCGGCCGCCGCCATCGTACCGGTCCACGCCGAGGCGGGCGAACGGCCGCCGGTGATCGACCTCGAGGTGACCGAGACCGTGCCCGCGCCCGAGGCCGACGCCGCCGAATAG
- a CDS encoding folylpolyglutamate synthase/dihydrofolate synthase family protein produces MPPAPTAGGADADAVDPILRRLTQLHPKVIDLSLGRLQRLLAALGDPQLAAPPVIHIAGTNGKGSVGAYLLAMLRAAGRRVHAYTSPHLVRFHERIALDGAAIDDTALLDLLQECETANGGLPITFFEITTAAAFLAFARTPADVLVLETGLGGRCDATNVFARPLATAITSISMDHMQFLGDTLAAIAAEKAAIQKPGTPSVVAPQRPEALAEVEAYAAKVGAPLYRHGREWRVEPQDDGLRFAMGAARFDLPAPVLPGRHQIDNAGVALAVARLLPEALRPDEAAMAAGLRQARWPARLQRLRTGPLVAMLPAGWELWLDGGHNEDAGRVIAAHAEGWRDRPLALVFGMLETKDPRAFLRHFADRAARLAAVAIPGEPASMSAADAAAAAADIGLRAETAPSVADAIRAILADGGPAGRILICGSLYLAGRVLRDNG; encoded by the coding sequence GTGCCGCCGGCACCGACGGCCGGCGGTGCCGACGCCGATGCGGTCGATCCGATCCTGCGCCGGCTGACCCAGCTGCACCCGAAGGTCATCGACCTCAGCCTCGGCCGGCTGCAGCGGCTGCTGGCCGCGCTCGGCGATCCGCAGCTGGCGGCGCCGCCGGTGATCCACATCGCCGGCACCAACGGCAAGGGCTCGGTCGGCGCCTATCTGCTGGCGATGCTGCGCGCGGCCGGTCGGCGGGTCCACGCCTATACCTCGCCGCACCTGGTGCGCTTCCACGAGCGGATCGCGCTGGACGGCGCTGCCATCGACGACACCGCGCTCCTCGATTTGCTGCAGGAATGCGAGACCGCCAACGGCGGGCTGCCGATCACGTTTTTCGAGATCACCACGGCCGCCGCCTTCCTCGCCTTCGCCCGCACCCCGGCCGACGTTCTGGTGCTGGAGACCGGGCTCGGCGGCCGCTGCGACGCGACCAACGTGTTCGCGCGGCCGCTCGCCACCGCCATCACCTCGATCTCGATGGACCACATGCAGTTCCTCGGCGACACGCTGGCAGCGATCGCGGCCGAGAAGGCGGCGATCCAGAAGCCGGGCACGCCCTCGGTGGTCGCGCCGCAGCGGCCGGAGGCGCTGGCCGAGGTCGAGGCCTATGCGGCCAAGGTCGGCGCGCCGCTGTACCGCCACGGCCGCGAATGGCGCGTCGAACCGCAGGATGACGGCCTGCGCTTCGCCATGGGCGCGGCGCGCTTCGACCTGCCGGCGCCGGTGCTGCCCGGCCGCCACCAGATCGACAACGCCGGCGTTGCGCTGGCGGTCGCCCGACTGCTGCCGGAGGCGCTGCGCCCGGACGAAGCGGCAATGGCGGCCGGCCTGCGTCAGGCGCGCTGGCCCGCCCGGCTGCAGCGGCTGCGCACCGGGCCGCTGGTCGCGATGCTGCCCGCCGGCTGGGAGCTGTGGCTCGACGGCGGCCACAACGAGGACGCCGGACGGGTGATCGCCGCCCACGCCGAGGGCTGGCGCGACCGCCCGCTGGCGCTGGTGTTCGGCATGCTGGAGACCAAGGACCCGCGCGCCTTCCTGCGCCACTTCGCCGACCGGGCGGCGCGGCTGGCCGCCGTCGCCATCCCGGGCGAGCCGGCGAGCATGTCGGCGGCGGACGCAGCGGCGGCGGCGGCGGATATAGGGCTGAGGGCGGAAACGGCGCCGTCGGTCGCCGACGCGATCCGCGCCATCCTGGCCGACGGCGGGCCGGCCGGGCGCATCCTGATCTGCGGGTCGCTCTACCTGGCTGGCCGGGTCCTGCGCGACAACGGCTAG
- the trxA gene encoding thioredoxin, producing MATKPVTDASFEADVLNSQTPVLLDFWAEWCGPCKAIAPALEALATDKGDALIVAKINIDENPETPTKFGVRGIPTLMLFKGGQLAATKVGNMAKGDLYAWVEGAL from the coding sequence ATGGCCACCAAGCCCGTCACCGACGCCTCGTTCGAGGCCGACGTCCTGAACAGCCAGACCCCCGTTCTGCTCGATTTCTGGGCCGAATGGTGCGGCCCGTGCAAGGCGATCGCACCCGCGCTGGAAGCGCTGGCAACCGACAAGGGCGACGCCCTGATCGTCGCCAAGATCAACATCGACGAGAACCCGGAGACGCCGACCAAGTTCGGCGTGCGCGGCATTCCGACGCTGATGCTGTTCAAGGGCGGCCAGCTTGCCGCCACCAAGGTCGGCAACATGGCCAAGGGCGATCTCTACGCCTGGGTCGAAGGCGCGCTGTAG
- the addA gene encoding double-strand break repair helicase AddA, which yields MTETRPLPPRPTPEQHRAAAPGLSAFVTASAGSGKTQVLTDRVLRLLLAGAAAQRILCITYTKAAAGEMANRVVERLAELATAGAERRHAILERLLDRAPEPLESARALRLFADVLDTPGGLKIMTIHAFCQSVLRRFPVEAGVAPQFAVIDERGAAELMAEARRRMMREPGSADVAAALSLITEQTHETQADALLGGVIAGGRLAAAAAAHGGTDGVVARIRALFGAGPDETEADALAGVVAGGGMDEAGLRRAARALIDHGTDTGRARGHFLAGFLAARPDERLALAEPYLDVWLKSDREPRKEGAQWTKAVADAQPDVAVVMPAEQTRVHVAWQHLCAVRTALQSAALVRVADRLQAVFERLKRERAALDYDDLIARTGALLGAPGRAPWVLYKLDGGLDHVLIDEAQDTNHPQWDIARDLTGEFFAGEGAHDAEADARSLFAVGDVKQSIYSFQGADPDAFAAAAIHFAGKVRAARQAWADITLDRSFRSTAAVLSAVDAVFNGSDARIGLGLADEARLRHRVTREGAAGLVELWPLVEAPEAEETEHWRPPVEPEPGESPKAMLARRIARRIQRMVGHEMLEARGRPVRAGDVLVLVRRRDALVEELIRQLKELGIPVAGRDRLKLTEHLAVMDLMALGEAMLLPEDDLTLATVLRSPLVGYGEDELFALAYDRGARSLWARLGELARADRASVHGRAFAWLHGLRARADYVTPFAFYDRLLNDLDDPRATPRPLSGRARLIARLGRDAADPIDEFLALVQEEERREPPSLQGLLFRLRTSDVEIKRELEQGGADAVRVMTVHGAKGLQAPVVFLPDTVAAPVERSPLRWHAVDGGVPVPLWLRGRDRDDPVARQARQAGDARMREEYHRLLYVAMTRAEDRLYVAGAAGKRTAADGCWYRLIEAGLADALQPADDGELGPVRRLSCPQTAAVEPERPQAAAPVPEPLPDWARRPAPPEPHPPRPLAPSRPAEADAPVRSPLDVAEATGAWGRGWGIAAHRLLQRLPELAAEVRATAAARYLAANRPDWSDDARAALAAEVLAILDDPAFAPLFGPGSLAEAPIVAVLPGGVVVAGQVDRLLVGPDRVLVVDFKTNRRPPAGVGAVPAVYRQQMAAYRAALAQMFPDRPVDCALLWTDGPLLMPLPADILGFPGAAGGSLDPAPGRS from the coding sequence ATGACGGAGACGCGACCGCTGCCGCCGCGCCCGACGCCGGAGCAGCACCGCGCGGCGGCGCCGGGGCTGTCCGCCTTCGTCACCGCGTCGGCCGGGTCGGGCAAGACCCAGGTGCTGACCGACCGGGTGCTGCGGCTGCTGCTGGCCGGTGCGGCAGCGCAGCGCATCCTCTGCATCACCTACACCAAGGCGGCGGCGGGCGAGATGGCCAACCGCGTCGTCGAGCGGCTGGCGGAGCTCGCAACCGCCGGCGCCGAACGCCGGCACGCGATCCTGGAGCGGCTGCTGGACCGCGCGCCGGAGCCGCTGGAGAGCGCCCGCGCCCTGCGCCTGTTCGCCGACGTGCTCGATACGCCGGGCGGCCTGAAGATCATGACCATCCACGCCTTCTGCCAGTCGGTGCTGCGGCGCTTCCCGGTCGAGGCCGGGGTGGCGCCGCAGTTCGCGGTGATCGATGAGCGCGGCGCCGCCGAGCTGATGGCCGAGGCGCGCCGCCGGATGATGCGGGAGCCGGGCAGCGCGGACGTCGCCGCCGCGCTCTCGCTGATCACCGAACAGACCCACGAGACCCAGGCCGACGCGCTGCTCGGCGGGGTCATCGCCGGCGGCCGGCTTGCCGCCGCCGCCGCGGCGCATGGCGGCACCGACGGGGTGGTCGCACGCATCCGCGCCTTGTTCGGCGCCGGCCCCGACGAGACCGAGGCCGACGCACTCGCCGGCGTGGTTGCGGGCGGCGGCATGGACGAGGCCGGGCTGCGGCGCGCGGCACGGGCGCTGATCGACCACGGCACCGACACCGGCCGGGCGCGCGGGCATTTCCTCGCCGGTTTCCTCGCCGCCCGGCCGGACGAGCGGCTGGCGCTGGCCGAGCCCTATCTCGACGTCTGGCTGAAGTCCGACCGCGAGCCGCGCAAGGAAGGCGCGCAATGGACCAAGGCGGTGGCCGATGCACAGCCGGATGTCGCCGTTGTCATGCCGGCCGAGCAGACGCGGGTGCATGTCGCCTGGCAGCATCTGTGCGCGGTGCGCACCGCGCTGCAGTCCGCCGCCCTGGTCCGGGTCGCCGACCGGCTGCAGGCCGTGTTCGAGCGGCTGAAGCGCGAGCGTGCGGCGCTGGACTACGACGACCTGATCGCCCGCACCGGCGCGCTGCTGGGCGCGCCGGGCCGCGCCCCCTGGGTGCTGTACAAGCTCGACGGCGGCCTCGACCACGTACTGATCGACGAGGCGCAGGACACCAACCACCCGCAGTGGGACATCGCGCGCGACCTGACCGGGGAGTTCTTCGCCGGCGAGGGCGCGCACGATGCCGAGGCCGACGCGCGCAGCCTGTTCGCCGTCGGCGACGTCAAGCAGTCGATCTACAGCTTCCAGGGCGCCGACCCCGATGCCTTCGCCGCCGCCGCGATCCACTTCGCCGGCAAGGTGCGGGCGGCCCGGCAGGCCTGGGCCGACATCACGCTCGACCGTTCGTTCCGTTCGACCGCGGCGGTGCTGAGCGCGGTCGACGCGGTCTTCAACGGCAGCGATGCGCGCATCGGGCTCGGCCTGGCCGACGAAGCCCGGCTGCGTCATCGTGTGACCCGCGAAGGCGCGGCCGGCCTGGTCGAGCTGTGGCCGCTGGTCGAGGCGCCGGAGGCGGAGGAGACCGAGCACTGGCGTCCTCCGGTGGAGCCGGAGCCGGGCGAATCGCCGAAGGCGATGCTGGCCCGCCGCATCGCCCGCCGCATCCAGCGCATGGTCGGCCACGAGATGCTGGAGGCGCGCGGGCGGCCGGTGCGGGCCGGCGACGTTCTGGTGCTGGTCCGCCGCCGCGACGCGCTGGTCGAGGAGCTGATCCGCCAGCTGAAGGAGCTCGGCATCCCCGTTGCCGGCCGCGACCGGCTGAAGCTGACCGAGCACCTGGCGGTGATGGACCTGATGGCGCTGGGCGAGGCGATGCTGCTGCCGGAAGACGACTTGACGCTCGCCACCGTGCTGCGTTCGCCGCTGGTCGGCTACGGGGAGGACGAACTGTTCGCGCTGGCCTACGACCGCGGCGCCCGGTCGTTGTGGGCGCGGCTGGGCGAGCTGGCCCGGGCCGACCGCGCCTCGGTGCACGGCCGCGCCTTCGCCTGGCTGCACGGGCTGCGCGCGCGGGCGGACTACGTCACGCCGTTCGCCTTCTACGACCGGCTGCTCAACGACCTCGACGATCCGCGGGCGACGCCGCGTCCGCTGAGCGGGCGGGCCCGGCTGATCGCCCGGCTCGGCCGTGACGCCGCGGACCCGATCGACGAGTTCCTGGCCCTGGTGCAGGAGGAGGAGCGGCGCGAGCCGCCGTCGCTGCAGGGGCTGCTGTTCCGGCTGCGCACCAGCGACGTCGAGATCAAGCGCGAGCTGGAGCAGGGCGGGGCCGACGCGGTGCGGGTGATGACCGTGCACGGCGCCAAGGGGCTGCAGGCGCCGGTGGTGTTCCTGCCGGACACCGTCGCGGCACCGGTCGAGCGCAGCCCGCTGCGCTGGCACGCGGTCGACGGCGGCGTGCCGGTGCCGCTGTGGCTGCGCGGGCGCGACCGCGACGACCCTGTCGCCCGGCAGGCGCGGCAGGCCGGCGATGCACGGATGCGCGAGGAGTATCACCGCCTGCTCTACGTGGCGATGACGCGGGCCGAGGACCGGCTCTATGTCGCCGGCGCGGCGGGCAAGCGCACGGCGGCCGACGGTTGCTGGTACCGGCTGATCGAGGCCGGGCTCGCCGACGCGCTGCAGCCGGCCGACGACGGCGAGCTCGGACCGGTGCGCCGGCTGTCCTGCCCGCAGACGGCGGCGGTGGAGCCGGAGCGGCCGCAGGCCGCGGCGCCGGTGCCGGAGCCGCTGCCGGACTGGGCCCGCCGGCCGGCGCCGCCGGAGCCGCACCCGCCGCGGCCGCTGGCGCCGTCGCGCCCGGCCGAGGCCGACGCGCCGGTGCGTTCGCCGCTCGACGTGGCGGAGGCGACCGGCGCCTGGGGCCGCGGCTGGGGCATCGCCGCCCACCGGCTGCTGCAGCGCCTGCCCGAGCTGGCGGCGGAGGTGCGCGCGACGGCCGCCGCGCGCTACCTGGCCGCCAACCGGCCCGACTGGTCCGACGACGCACGCGCCGCGCTGGCGGCCGAGGTGCTGGCGATCCTCGACGACCCGGCCTTCGCCCCGCTGTTCGGCCCCGGCAGCCTGGCCGAGGCGCCGATCGTCGCCGTGCTGCCGGGCGGTGTCGTCGTCGCCGGCCAGGTCGACCGGCTGCTGGTCGGTCCGGACCGGGTGCTGGTGGTCGACTTCAAGACCAACCGCCGCCCGCCGGCCGGCGTCGGCGCCGTGCCGGCGGTCTATCGGCAGCAGATGGCCGCGTATCGCGCGGCGCTGGCGCAGATGTTCCCGGACCGGCCGGTCGACTGCGCGCTGTTGTGGACCGACGGCCCCCTGCTGATGCCGTTGCCCGCGGATATCCTGGGCTTTCCGGGTGCGGCGGGAGGGTCGCTTGACCCCGCCCCCGGCCGTTCCTAG